A stretch of Planctomicrobium piriforme DNA encodes these proteins:
- a CDS encoding sensor histidine kinase encodes MLQLPIRVRLTLWHAASLAVLLGLFGAIVQHQMHRRLTSRIDYELGEELHELSIEVELAQNPSEMLTQLEARFGTHPSYEFRVLRPDGIPLFVSQGLKQLTPTETAPSTHGQRQFATFSRAGQGSLRTASESISTPAFGELVIQAYVPTAPVFEELHFLQRLLWTAGAGLVCIALAGGYLLATRTLRPVDQMAETARRISGSQLEARIPVQNPHDELGRLATTLNAMLERLQSAVEQQKQFTSDAAHEFRTPTAVIRSVADLALRQDRDTEYYQEVLHSIREELDRITALSEQMLLLAQEDSDWNRTASEAVDIQQLLQQLTADLSPYCDEHQLSLTCDAQPHLLVLGDNDRLRRVLLNLIENAVKFSKPGGDIRLAAQRVGDQVTIRVSDTGTGIPQDQLSHVFKRFYRVDKSRNRSTGGAGLGLAICEAIIHRHAGSIQLSNRTGGGLEATISLPACEACVSRTSAEIVSVG; translated from the coding sequence ATGCTGCAACTTCCGATCAGGGTCCGTCTCACGCTCTGGCACGCGGCCAGTCTGGCGGTACTGCTGGGACTGTTCGGCGCCATCGTGCAACATCAGATGCACCGCCGCCTCACTTCGCGCATCGATTACGAACTGGGGGAAGAACTGCACGAACTGAGCATCGAAGTCGAGTTGGCGCAGAACCCGTCCGAGATGCTGACGCAACTGGAAGCCCGATTCGGCACCCATCCCTCCTACGAATTCCGCGTCCTTCGCCCGGACGGAATTCCGCTGTTCGTGAGTCAGGGCCTGAAACAATTGACGCCGACTGAAACCGCTCCATCAACTCATGGCCAGCGACAGTTCGCAACATTCTCAAGGGCCGGGCAGGGTTCACTCCGAACTGCGAGCGAAAGCATCTCAACTCCCGCGTTCGGCGAACTGGTCATTCAGGCTTACGTCCCCACCGCTCCCGTGTTCGAAGAGCTGCACTTCCTGCAACGTTTGCTCTGGACGGCGGGCGCTGGGTTAGTGTGCATCGCACTGGCGGGAGGATATCTGCTGGCCACGCGCACATTACGGCCGGTCGATCAGATGGCCGAAACGGCGCGGCGAATCTCTGGTTCGCAACTTGAGGCCCGCATTCCCGTCCAAAACCCGCACGACGAATTGGGCCGACTGGCGACAACGCTGAACGCCATGCTCGAACGCCTGCAGTCTGCGGTCGAGCAGCAGAAGCAGTTCACCAGCGACGCCGCGCACGAATTCCGCACCCCCACCGCGGTCATTCGCAGCGTTGCCGATCTGGCGTTGCGACAAGATCGCGACACGGAGTACTACCAGGAAGTGCTGCATTCAATCCGGGAGGAACTCGACCGCATTACGGCGCTCTCCGAACAAATGCTGCTGTTGGCTCAAGAGGACAGCGACTGGAATCGAACCGCGAGCGAAGCGGTCGACATCCAACAACTCCTCCAGCAGCTCACCGCGGACTTGAGTCCTTATTGCGACGAACACCAGTTGTCGCTGACTTGCGACGCCCAGCCCCATCTGCTGGTTCTCGGCGACAACGACCGTCTACGCCGCGTACTGCTCAATCTGATCGAGAATGCCGTCAAGTTCTCAAAGCCCGGGGGCGACATCCGGCTCGCCGCACAGCGTGTTGGCGATCAAGTGACGATCCGCGTCTCGGACACCGGCACAGGCATCCCTCAAGACCAGTTGTCTCATGTGTTCAAACGGTTTTACCGAGTCGACAAATCCCGCAACCGCAGCACCGGCGGCGCCGGCCTGGGTCTGGCTATCTGCGAAGCCATCATCCACCGCCACGCGGGATCGATCCAACTCTCGAACCGCACCGGCGGAGGACTGGAAGCAACCATCTCGCTCCCAGCCTGCGAGGCGTGCGTTTCGCGAACTTCGGCTGAAATCGTCTCGGTCGGTTAA